A genome region from Pygocentrus nattereri isolate fPygNat1 chromosome 10, fPygNat1.pri, whole genome shotgun sequence includes the following:
- the LOC108428711 gene encoding tudor domain-containing 6 isoform X2, giving the protein MCSRHVLPTVGSNVTVHITRVNLQPHCAFVEFGGNFNHGQLTREIYQQMRKEIQIYKEQNYCFEGSPGDVCLVEEEKIWHRARILSRCADEYLVLLIDVGRTLWASKRFLAWGQSSFFNLPPMMELFIMASVSPLSLENRWSPTASEFLKSLSGKTVCGCVQDVMMPYRIIILDIPTVFKQMQEFGFAKKIPSEEFQILVMNSLHSQKESVSCARPHPALTNFQTEHANDLEKVNQYLYPELLPGTIEAVEVTQVINPLCIFCKLHVFSHELKKLSEQIQEYCESNSAAVMSRPSDGSPCATKGSDGKWYRSILQQNVGFDFAKVFHVDYGIADFVKMGDIRPLSVKFFRLPVVTYKCSLYGIKDKGFGWTTAQIEHLKSVLLNQIFVGKFEYQNLSGGIYYVTLHGNDHVNINNSFAAQENCLLAPDRAWFDSPSEIQSQETHKNFHEHRYATPVHSLGSCIVPHDLLPPENSKVYGLPRTELSTTGDSPAERIYRSLPTDLYPCNVESVLDEHLFTVGTVIEVNVSHVENDQRFWCQMAGSLSGLKMLMEDIQRCYSCSQFQLSTGSRICVAHHPDDGMWYRAQIVNHYLTPHADVRLIDYGQLLKVPLQRLRPIEPQFLKLKCQAFQCSLSNKMHSGSCEGTALSDSGLSDSFDFISPVSFCKVSLKCTVNAIMYDSQGAVLNIVDVESLAPNLCTAFVPKEANISAVESLESPCVLDDVHAISIHSINVGAEEQVWITCVKGVNHFCGQIKQNTDLVAKLNKGIQQYCAVAEQTRYSFSPEMMCVARYNDGQWYRGQIKAVKPNIIVHFVDYGDVLALDESDVLPFPAEQCAYMSIPFQAVQFRLFNVTLQESSELNTWFENHAIDCTFTATVMGKSRTGKLSVELHDGQTNINLKVKEKWKEIQKKEHNPKRVANKMSPKFTEPLWRRDHSNSRLEALQDCRNTWKSADPSSFTGKEVEKVQCTDFATGPFISQKAEKQTDLDKPVVSICSKLKDLPSRIIEAGFVSEVYVSHCISPSSFFVQLASEESEICSLVDELNCSKFCESLVDFNQFLPGHLIKAAFPYDGAWYRAVVKNKLNDCTIHVEFFDYGNETNLSVLNVRQLGLQFLKYPRYSIHCCLTVGDGEGKREWTTEQAELFKKATVTNGEKKLLCTFIKEKASVWQVSIKDQGVMLAESLLDMEYAVKSSCDTPMTVNSGDVCPGIYKKPEVSVGQRIEAYASSIAGPNYFWCQYAAFEKLDQISVIAQESGNSAPTHLIQLHHLSPGDSCLALFPDDNMWYRAQVINKCESSVSVLFIDYGNESEVHPTSVKAVPISLLEAPPQAFLCQLEGFKPTDGYWNDTAAGRFSALVADKLLTVSVQNVDITSDVSNCPQYNVQVECSMGLINGLMKDYWIGCTTEVCGQITKEVSLKPMVMSLSGSGPSTQCFPKVTDLPPTAIGQDFVSEVYVSHINNPSSFFVQLAKDENDLISLTEELNSTFLSVSDQIETNSVSHGSLVKAVFPDDDSWYRAVIKGTNEKDVHIEFVDFGNEATVPVINVCKLDEQFLKFPRFSIHCCLNADDHVSIQLGTEQGTSPLINVSGKDGEKRLFCKFIKELRTVWEVKIADEKSALDGSCKDLPLEKWEDLDISRLENASPKQVLSEVIQIETTDVFSLPFKRPVISVGQTVEVYASYIAGPDYFWCQHANSEELGKISVIAQETGNSAQTDLLQIERLCPGDTCIARFTDEMWYRAQVIKKSPNTFYVLFVDFGNEFEVEVDSMKPLPLSLLESPLQAFLCQLEGFSLSDGSWNDNATDKFCELIVDKPLKVTVKKLHNVLDSPSPSHHVKVHSKECVVNEQMKSFWSACTRAFETNSQNPRLIANSVQLLSNGQSAPGNRVDVIPDNSLENIRTSDMKPQCNSPFENEETFKQNDELHEEPVKNEVKVEERHASATDLDAVSGDAPCLTLENVSESKEEFSGTGDKCYQTSQLTNDGPDQEGVKEINSTVPATQADLGYKPELDEFFQWRDW; this is encoded by the exons ATGTGTTCACGTCATGTGCTGCCAACAGTAGGATCAAATGTCACTGTCCACATTACAAGGGTTAACTTGCAACCCCACTGTGCCTTTGTGGAATTTGGTGGTAATTTCAACCATGGACAATTGACGAGGGAAATATATCAGCAAATGAGAAAGGAAATTCAAATCTACAAAGAGCAAAATTATTGTTTTGAAGGCAGCCCAGGTGATGTATGTCTTGTCGAAGAAGAAAAAATCTGGCATCGAGCAAGGATACTCTCAAGATGTGCAGATGAATACCTTGTTTTACTAATTGATGTTGGTAGAACACTTTGGGCATCGAAGAGGTTTTTGGCATGGGGTCAGAGCAGCTTTTTCAACCTACCACCCATGATGGAGCTTTTTATCATGGCCAGCGTCTCACCACTGTCTCTTGAAAATAGATGGTCTCCAACTGCCTCCGAGTTTCTCAAGTCTTTGTCTGGCAAAACTGTCTGTGGTTGTGTTCAAGATGTGATGATGCCTTACAGAATAATCATTCTTGATATTCCAACTGTATTCAAGCAAATGCAAGAATTTGGATTTGCTAAAAAGATACCATCTGAAGAGTTTCAAATTCTTGTGATGAATTCTCTGCATTCACAGAAAGAGAGTGTTTCTTGTGCAAGGCCTCATCCTGCCTTGACAAATTTTCAAACAGAGCATGCTAATGACCTTGAAAAGGTCAATCAGTACTTGTACCCAGAATTGTTGCCAGGAACCATTGAGGCAGTGGAAGTCACACAAGTAATTAATCCGTTGTGCATTTTCTGCAAACTACATGTCTTCTCACATGAACTGAAGAAGCTAAGTGAGCAGATTCAGGAATACTGCGAAAGcaactctgctgctgtaatgtcAAGGCCATCTGATGGATCTCCTTGTGCCACTAAAGGAAGTGATGGCAAATGGTATCGATCCATTCTACAGCAAAATGTTGGGTTTGATTTTGCCAAGGTGTTTCATGTTGATTATGGAATCGCAGATTTTGTCAAAATGGGAGACATCAGACCGCTGTCTGTGAAATTCTTCAGACTACCTGTTGTTACATATAAATGCTCTCTATATGGTATAAAAGACAAAGGCTTTGGCTGGACAACAGCTCAGATTGAGCATCTGAAATCAGTTTTGCTGAATCAAATCTTTGTTGGGAAATTTGAGTACCAAAATTTGTCTGGTGGTATTTACTATGTGACACTCCATGGAAATGACCATGTGAACATTAACAACAGTTTTGCTGCCCAGGAGAACTGTCTTTTAGCTCCTGATAGAGCTTGGTTTGACTCCCCTTCTGAGATTCAAAGCCAAGAAACTCACAAAAATTTTCATGAGCATAGATATGCAACTCCAGTTCATTCCCTCGGCTCTTGTATTGTTCCACATGACTTGTTGCCTCCTGAGAATTCCAAGGTGTATGGACTTCCTAGGACTGAATTGAGTACTACAGGAGACAGTCCTGCAGAAAGGATTTACAGAAGTCTGCCAACTGACCTTTATCCATGCAATGTGGAATCTGTACTTGATGAACATTTGTTTACAGTTGGAACTGTCATTGAGGTTAATGTGTCACATGTGGAAAATGACCAGAGATTTTGGTGTCAAATGGCTGGCAGTCTGTCAGGTCTCAAGATGCTAATGGAAGATATCCAAAGATGTTATTCGTGCAGTCAGTTCCAGCTGTCCACAGGATCAAGGATCTGTGTGGCACATCATCCAGATGATGGGATGTGGTATCGAGCACAGATTGTAAACCACTATCTGACCCCTCATGCTGATGTGCGCCTTATTGATTATGGACAACTGTTGAAAGTGCCGTTGCAACGTTTGCGTCCTATTGAGCCACAATTTCTAAAGTTGAAATGCCAAGCTTTCCAGTGCAGCCTATCCAACAAGATGCATTCTGGAAGTTGTGAAGGTACAGCTCTAAGTGATAGTGGATTGTCAGACTCCTTTGACTTTATTTCCCCagtgtccttctgcaaggtctCTTTAAAATGCACTGTAAATGCAATTATGTATGACTCCCAAGGTGCAGTGCTCAATATAGTGGATGTTGAATCTCTAGCTCCAAATTTGTGCACTGCATTTGTTCCAAAAGAAGCAAATATCTCAGCAGTGGAATCTCTTGAATCACCCTGTGTTCTGGATGATGTACATGCTATCTCAATTCACAGTATCAATGTAGGAGCAGAAGAACAGGTTTGGATAACCTGCGTGAAAGGTGTGAACCACTTCTGTGgtcaaattaaacaaaatactGACCTGGTTGCAAAACTGAACAAAGGCATTCAGCAGTATTGTGCTGTGGCAGAGCAAACCAGATATTCGTTTTCCCCAGAAATGATGTGTGTGGCAAGATATAATGATGGCCAGTGGTACAGAGGTCAAATCAAAGCTGTAAAACCAAACATCATTGTGCATTTTGTAGATTATGGTGATGTCCTAGCTTtagatgaatctgatgttttACCTTTTCCTGCTGAGCAATGTGCATACATGTCTATCCCCTTTCAGGCTGTCCAGTTCAGACTTTTCAATGTAACATTACAAGAATCCTCAGAGCTTAACACCTGGTTTGAAAATCATGCCATTGACTGTACGTTTACTGCCACTGTAATGGGGAAAAGTCGTACTGGAAAGTTATCAGTGGAACTGCATGATGGCCAAACAAACATAAAtttgaaagtgaaagagaaatggaaagaaatcCAAAAAAAGGAACATAACCCCAAAAGAGTAGCAAACAAGATGTCACCTAAATTCACAGAACCTTTGTGGAGAAGAGACCATTCTAACTCCAGACTTGAAGCACTCCAGGATTGTAGAAACACATGGAAATCAGCTGATCCAAGTAGTTTTACGGGCAAGGAAGTTGAAAAAGTGCAGTGTACTGATTTTGCAACTGGGCCCTTCATATCTCAGAAagcagagaaacaaacagatcTTGACAAACCTGTGGTTTCCATTTGTTCAAAACTGAAAGACCTGCCATCAAGAATTATTGAAGCAGGATTTGTCTCAGAAGTGTATGTTTCCCACTGCATTAGCCCATCAAGCTTTTTTGTTCAGCTTGCAAGTGAAGAGAGTGAAATATGCTCTCTTGTGGATGAACTGAATTGCTCAaagttttgtgaatcactggTTGATTTTAACCAGTTTTTGCCAGGTCACTTGATAAAGGCAGCGTTCCCTTATGATGGCGCTTGGTACAGGGCAGTTGTCAAAAACAAACTCAACGATTGCACAATTCATGTGGAATTCTTTGACTatggaaatgaaacaaaccTCTCAGTTTTGAACGTGCGACAGCTAGGCTTGCAATTTCTCAAATACCCCAGATATAGTATTCACTGTTGTCTTACTGTAGGTGATGGTGAAGGAAAAAGAGAGTGGACAACAGAGCAGGCAGAACTGTTTAAAAAAGCCACTGTTACAAATGGTGAGAAAAAACTGCTTTGCACCTTTATCAAAGAAAAAGCATCTGTTTGGCAGGTTAGCATCAAAGATCAAGGTGTGATGCTGGCTGAGTCATTATTAGACATGGAATACGCTGTTAAAAGTTCTTGTGATACGCCGATGACTGTCAACTCTGGAGATGTCTGTCCAGGCATATACAAAAAACCAGAGGTTTCCGTAGGCCAGAGAATAGAGGCGTATGCTTCATCCATTGCAGGGCCAAATTACTTCTGGTGCCAGTATGCAGCCTTTGAAAAACTTGACCAAATATCTGTGATCGCTCAAGAAAGTGGAAATTCTGCACCAACACATCTTATTCAGTTACATCATTTGAGCCCAGGAGATTCATGCTTGGCTCTTTTCCCAGATGACAACATGTGGTACCGTGCACAAGTTATTAATAAATGTGAGAGCTCAGTCTCTGTGCTTTTCATAGATTATGGAAATGAGAGTGAAGTTCACCCAACATCAGTCAAAGCAGTACCTATTAGCCTACTGGAAGCCCCACCTCAAGCATTTCTTTGTCAGTTGGAAGGATTCAAACCCACAGATGGATATTGGAATGATACTGCTGCTGGTAGATTCAGTGCACTTGTGGCGGATAAGCTTCTGACCGTTAGTGTTCAAAATGTTGATATTACCTCCGATGTCTCTAACTGTCCTCAGTACAATGTCCAAGTTGAGTGCAGCATGGGCCTTATAAATGGCCTCATGAAAGATTACTGGATTGGCTGCACCACTGAAGTCTGTGGACAAATCACTAAAGAAGTTTCTCTGAAACCTATGGTAATGAGTCTGAGTGGTTCTGGTCCATCAACACAGTGTTTTCCTAAAGTTACAGACCTCCCCCCTACAGCCATTGGACAAGATTTTGTTTCAGAAGTTTATGTTTCACACATTAATAACCCCTCCAGTTTTTTTGTTCAGTTAGCAAAAGATGAAAACGATCTAATTTCTCTAACAGAAGAGCTAAATTCCACCTTTTTGTCAGTCAGTGACCAAATTGAGACAAATTCTGTTTCACATGGCAGTTTAGTGAAAGCTGTTTTTCCTGATGATGACTCCTGGTATCGTGCGGTCATCAAAGGTACTAATGAGAAGGATGTTCATATAGAATTCGTGGACTTTGGAAATGAGGCGACTGTTCCTGTCATAAATGTGTGCAAGCTTGATGAGCAATTTTTGAAGTTTCCAAGGTTCAGCATCCATTGCTGTCTTAATGCAGACGATCATGTCAGTATTCAGTTGGGAACAGAGCAAGGAACATCTCCACTGATTAATGTATCTGGGAAGGATGGTGAAAAGAGACTGTTTTGTAAGTTTATCAAGGAGCTCAGAACTGTTTGGGAAGTCAAAATTGCTGATGAGAAAAGTGCATTAGATGGTTCATGTAAAGATCTTCCTCTTGAAAAATGGGAGGATTTGGATATTAGTAGACTAGAGAATGCCTCTCCAAAGCAAGTGCTCTCTGAAGTAATACAGATAGAGACTACAGATGTCTTCTCATTGCCATTCAAGAGACCAGTGATTTCTGTAGGACAGACAGTAGAGGTATATGCTTCATACATAGCTGGACCAGATTACTTCTGGTGCCAGCATGCAAATTCTGAGGAACTTGGCAAAATCTCTGTGATTGCTCAAGAAACTGGAAACTCTGCACAAACCGATCTTCTTCAGATAGAACGTTTGTGCCCAGGAGACACTTGCATAGCTCGCTTCACTGATGAGATGTGGTACCGTGCACAGGTTATTAAAAAATCTCCAAATACCTTTTATGTGCTTTTTGTGGATTTTGGAAATGAGTTTGAAGTTGAAGTGGACTCTATGAAGCCTTTGCCTCTCAGTCTGCTGGAAAGTCCACTTCAAGCATTTCTGTGTCAGCTGGAAGGATTCAGCCTCTCAGATGGGTCCTGGAATGATAACGCTACAGACAAATTCTGTGAGCTTATAGTGGATAAGCCCCTGAAAGTGACAGTTAAAAAGCTTCACAATGTTCTGGACAGTCCTTCTCCTTCACATCATGTCAAAGTCCACTCAAaggaatgtgttgtaaatgagCAGATGAAAAGTTTTTGGAGTGCTTGTACGCGTGCTTTTGAAACGAACTCTCAAAATCCTCGCTTGATTGCCAACTCTGTACAATTACTTTCAAATGGCCAGTCTGCTCCTGGGAATAGAGTTGATGTAATACCTGATAATTCTCTAGAAAACATCAGGACAAGTGACATGAAGCCTCAGTGTAATTCACCTTTTGAAAATGAAGAAACCTTTAAGCAAAATGATGAATTGCATGAAGAGCCTGTTAAAAATGAAGTTAAGGTGGAGGAAAGACACGCCAGTGCTACAGATCTTGATGCTGTCAGTGGTGATGCACCATGCCTTACATTGGAAAATGTTTCAGAAAGCAAGGAAGAATTTAGTGGAACTGGTGACAAGTGTTACCAGACCAGTCAACTGACAAACGATGGACCTGACCAAGAAGGGGTCAAAGAAATAAATTCAACTGTGCCAGCTACACAGGCTGATTTAG GCTACAAACCAGAACTGGATGAGTTTTTCCAATGGAGGGACTGGTAG